From one Sparus aurata chromosome 16, fSpaAur1.1, whole genome shotgun sequence genomic stretch:
- the ptgr2 gene encoding prostaglandin reductase 2, producing MQVKRVVLSSRPGNNGAPVPANFRLEETTLAPELKDGEVLVRTLYLSVDPYMRCRMNEDTGAEYLTPWQLCECVDGGGVGVVESSRSSVCAEGDVVTCFNWPWQTHAVMKGCVLQKVEPQLVDGHLSHFLGAVGITGLTALFGVREKGNITKGANQTMVVSGAAGACGSIAGQIGRLDGCVRVVGICGSDEKCRALVEDLGFSAAINYRHEDVPARLRECCPDGIDVYFDNVGGAISDTVITQMNSGSHVILCGQISQYNKDVPYPPPLSEEIQEALRSKNITRERFMVLHYMNKAEAALFELSQWVKSGQIKVLETVVNGIENMGDAFCSMMKGGNIGKQIIKVSE from the exons ATGCAGGTGAAGAGAGTCGTCCTCAGCTCGCGTCCAG GTAATAATGGGGCGCCAGTTCCTGCAAATTTCCGTCTGGAGGAGACGACTTTAGCACCTGAGCTGAAGGATGGGGAGGTCCTTGTCAGGACACTTTACCTCTCAGTTGACCCCTACATG AGATGCAGAATGAACGAAGACACCGGTGCTGAGTACCTGACTCCATGgcagctgtgtgagtgtgtggatggTGGAGGCGTCGGCGTGGTGGAGTCCAGCCGCAGCAGTGTTTGTGCCGAGGGAGACGTGGTCACTTGCTTCAACTGGCCTTGGCAGACCCACGCTGTCATGAAGGGATGCGTGTTACAGAAG GTTGAGCCACAGCTGGTCGACGGGCACTTGTCTCACTTTTTGGGGGCAGTCGGCATAACAGGCCTCACTGCACTGTTCGGAGTGAGGGAGAAGGGCAATATCACCAAAGGGGCCAATCAGACCATGGTGGTGAGTGGTGCGGCTGGGGCCTGTGGCTCCATCGCTGGACAG ATCGGCAGGCTGGATGGTTGTGTGAGAGTGGTTGGGATTTGTGGTTCTGATGAGAAGTGCAGAGCTTTAGTGGAAGACCTCGGCTTCTCTGCGGCCATCAACTACCGCCACGAGGACGTCCCTGCGAGGCTCAGGGAGTGCTGCCCCGATGGGATCGATGTTTACTTTGACAACGTGGGAGGCGCCATCAGCGACACCGTGATCACCCAG ATGAACAGCGGCAGCCATGTGATCCTGTGTGGGCAGATCTCGCAGTACAACAAGGATGTGCCGTATCCTCCGCCCCTGAGCGAGGAGATACAGGAAGCCCTGCGCAGCAAGAACATCACCCGGGAGCGTTTTATGGTGCTGCACTACATGAACAAAGCAGAAGCTGCCCTCTTTGAGCTCAGCCAGTGGGTTAAATCAGGCCAAATCAAG GTGCTGGAAACCGTGGTTAATGGCATAGAAAACATGGGAG ATGCCTTTTGCTCTATGATGAAAGGGGGAAACATCGGCAAGCAAATTATAAAGGtgtcagagtga